The nucleotide sequence TACAGTGCATCTGAAGGTTTTTTTGCAATACAAGATCAAAAAAATGTTAAAGATCTTTTATTATTACTAAATCACGGTATATTTTACGAATTTATTCCTACAGAAGAAATAAATAATTCGAATCCTAAAGTATTATCTATTGATAAAGTGGAATTAAATAAAAATTATGCAGTTGTCATTTCTACTAATGCAGGATTATGGAGATATATAGTTGGGGATACTGTTAGATTTACTAGTCTATCTCCATATCGAATTTTGATTTCAGGAAGAACAACTCATTATATAAATTCTTTTGGAGAAGAATTAATTGTTGAAAATACAGAAAAAGCTTTAAATAAAGCTTGCATCAAAACAAACTCCACTATTCATGAATATACTGTAGGTCCTGTGTATATGAACACAAAAAATTTTGGAGCTCATGAATGGATTATAGAATTTGAAAATAAACCAAAAAATTTATGTGATTTTAGAAATATTTTGGATAATGAATTAAAATCTTTGAATTCAGATTACGAAGTGAAACGATACAAAAATATAGTTTTAGGTCCTCCTATTATATATGTAGCTAGAAATGGTTTATTTTATGATTGGCTAAAAAAACATAACAAATTAGGTGGACAAAATAAAGTCCCGCGTTTATCCAATGATAGAAGATATATTGATTCTATTTTAGAAATGGAAAAAAGTAGAAATTAATTTCAAAAAAATATTTTTAACTTATATAGTTTATGACAGAAGAAAAAAAAAAGGAAATATTTAAAACTTATGGAACATCTGTTTATGATACAGGTTCTTCCAATGTTCAGATCGCTTTGTTTACTTATCGTATTAATTATTTGAACAATCATTTAAAAAATAATAAAAAGGATTTTAACACGGAAAGAGCTTTAGTAAAAATGGTAGGAAAAAGAAAAAAATTGTTAAAATATATAGAAAAACATAATGTCAATAATTACAAAAATATAATTAAACATTTAGGGTTAAGGAAATAATCTGTAGATAGAAAATAACAAAAATATGCTAGATATAGTAAAAGAAACCATCTCTATGGGAGATGGTCGTACTATTATTATAGAAACAGGTAGATTAGCAAGACAAGCTGATGGAGCAGTTGTAGTACGTGAAAAAAATACAATGCTTTTGGCTACTGTAGTTGTTTCCAAAGAAACAAAAAAAAATGAAACAAATTTTTTACCTTTAACAGTAGATTATAGAGAAAAATATTCTGCTGGAGGAAAGATTCCTGGAGGTTTTATAAAGAGGGAAGGGAGGCCTTCTGATGAGGAAATTTTAACGATGAGGTTAGTTGATCGCGTTTTAAGACCCACATTTCCAGATTCTTTTAATAAAGAAATCCAAATCATGATTTCGTTGCTTTCATATGACAAAACTGTTTTGCCAGATGGATTAGCTGGTCTAGCTGCATCAACCGCTTTATCCGTAGCAAGAATCCCTTTTAATGGACCTATATCAGAAATACGTGTTATTCGTTCGAATGAAAAATATATCATTAATCCTAGCTTGGATCAATTAAAAGAAGCAGACATAGATTTAATAGTAGGAGCTTCAAGCCACTCTATTATTATGATAGAAGGGGAAATGAAGGAAATAAAAGAAAAAAAATTTTTAGAAACAGTGATGATCGCTCATAAAGCGATAAAACCACAAATAGAAGCCCAATTACGTTTAGTTGACAAACTTTCAAAAAATCATATTTTTTTCTTTGATGATCAAAAATCAATAAATCAAGAACAAGAAAATAAAATGTTAAAATTAAAAGAAGAACTTCATTTATTTTCATATTCTAAAATAGAAAAAATTTATCAAAGTTTTTTTGATAAAAAAACGAGATCCATTCAAGAAAAAATTGTACTAAACGATTTTAAAAGAAAATTTTTAGCAGAGGAAGAAGAAAAAAAAGCAATTATTGATCAGTTTTTTGAGGAAATAAAAAAAAAGATAACTAGAAATTTAATTTTAAATAAAGGAGTTCGATTAGATGGTAGAACTAATAAACAAATACGTTCAATATCCAGTTTTGTTGATTATTTGCCTGGTGTTCATGGTTCTGCTTTATTTTCAAGAGGAGAAACACAGTCTTTATCTACAGTCACACTAGGATCTTCTTTAGATGCCAATAGAATCGATAACGTTGTTATGGAAAATCATGAAAAATTCTATTTACATTATAATTTTCCACCTTTTTCTACAGGAGAAATACGTTCTATAAGAGGAGTTTCTAGACGTGAAGTTGGACATGGAAATTTAGCACAACGCGCATTAAAAAATGTTATCCCTAATAATCCATACACAATTCGTGTAGTTTCGGATATTCTAGAGTCTAATGGATCATCTTCTATGGCTACAGTTTGTGCAGCAAGTTTAGCATTAATGGACGCAGGAATTCCTATAAAAAATCCTGTCTCCGGAATTGCTATGGGGTTATTTATGGAAAATGAAAAAAAAATTGTTATATCTGATATAACAGGAGAAGAGGATCATTTTGGAGACTTAGATTTTAAAATAACAGGGACTAAATATGGTATGACAGCTTGTCAAATGGACGTGAAAACAATGCAAGGGGTCACATACGATCTTATGAATCAAATTTTGATGCAAGCTTTAGAAGGTCGTATTTTCATTTTAAATAAAATGTTAGAAACTTTACCTAAATATAGGCAAAAAATGAAACCTAATGCTCCAAAAATATATACTTTGAATATTCCAAAAGATTTCATAGGTTCAGTTATAGGTCCTGGTGGAAAAGTCATTCAAGAAATACAATCATATACAAACACAAATATACTCATTGAAGAAAAAGGAGATTCAGGTTACATTGAAATTATTGGAAAAGATGATGAAAAAATAGAGAAAGCTATTAGTAGAATTAAAAAAATAGCTTTTGTCCCTGAATTAGGAAAAGTTTATAAAGCAAAAGTAAAATCTATAAAAGATTTTGGCGCATTTGTTGAAATTTCTAAAGGAGTAGAAGGGTTGCTGCATATTTCGGAAATAGGATGGAAAAGATTGAATAATATAGAAGAAGAGTTGCATGTAGGAGATATTATTGACGTTAAATTTATGGGAATGGACGAAAAAAATAAAAAAATGAAACTCTCTAGAAAAGTACTTTTACCCCGTCCTATAAAAAATAAAATTAAAAAAATATGAGACAACTTAAAATTACTAAACAAGTAACAAATCGGGAATCCGAATCGTTAGACAAATACCTTCATGAAATAGGTAAAATACCATTATTAACTCCAGAAGAAGAAGTAGAATACGCTCGTAGAGCAAGAGAAGGGGATGCTAGCGCTATAGATAAACTTGTCAATGCAAACTTACGTTTTGTTGTTTCTGTAGCCAAACAATATCAAAATCAAGGATTAAGTTTATGTGATTTGATTAATGAAGGAAATTTAGGTTTAATTAAAGGAATATTACGTTTTGATGAAACAAGAGGTTTTAAATGTATATCTTATGTAGTCTGGTGGATTAGACAAGCAATTTTACAAGCTATTGCAGAACAATCACGTTCTATTAGACAACCTACAAATAAATTAGCTTTATTAAATAAAATATTGAAAACTCTTGCTCAATTAGAGCAAGAATTACAAAGAACTCCTTCTGCAAGAGAAATAGCAGAATATTTAGATATGAATGAAAAAGATGTTGAAGAGTCTATAAAAAATTCGGGAAGACATGTTTCAATGGATGCTCCATTGATAGAAGGAGAAGATTCTAATTTATATGATTTAGTTCGATCTGATGAATCTCCTCGTCCAGATGAACACTTAGAAAAAGAATCTTTACGTAAAGACATAAAAAGAATTTTAGAAACTTTAAGTGAAAGAGAACGTCGTGTAATCATTTTACATTTCGGATTAAATGGATCCCCTCCTATGACTTTAGAAGAAGTAGGACAATCTTGCGATTTAACAAGAGAACGTGTTCGACAAATTGAAAGTATAGCTTTAAAAAGATTAAAACATTCTTCTAGAAGCAAAATATTAAAACCTTATTTAGGATAGTATAATGAATGCGACCTCGAAGGGATTCGAACCCATAATCTTCTGATCCGTAGTCAGATGCTCTATCCAATTAAGCTACGAGGCCCCTTATACAAATTATACAAATATAATCATAATACACATAATACAATACAATATATTATGATTGAATTATTTTTAATAATTTTTCTAGTTCAAGTGATGACTTTCCTACAAGTCCTCCATCTATGTCTTTTTGAGAAAAAAGATTTTTTGCATTAAGATCATTAATACTTCCTCCATATAAAATAGATACTTTATCAGAGATATTTTTTCCATATTTATCAAAAAATAAAGAACGAATAAATTCATGCATAGTCTGAGCCTGTTCAATAGTAGCAGTTTCTCCTGTTCCAATTGCCCATATTGGTTCATATGCTATATAAAAAGATTTTACTTCATCAGAAGTACAATGAAAAACAGTTTCTTTTAATTGGGTTTTAACAATATCAAATTGTTTATTATTAGATCTTTCTAAAGATGATTCTCCTACACAAAAAATAATATTGAAATTATATTTCAATGCTATTTTTATTTTTTCTAATAAAATATTTTCTTTTTCAAAAAAAAATTCTCTTCTTTCACTATGTCCTAATATAACGTTTTGAACTCCTATAGACTTTAACATATAAGCTGATACTTCTCCTGTATAAGAGCCTTTATCTTTATGATGAATATTTTGAGCTGCAATATTTAAAGTTGTTCCTTGTAATATTTGATTCGAAATATGTAAGAAGGGAAAAGAAGGAGATATAATAATTTTTTTATTATGATTTATTTTTCTTTCAAAAACAATTTTTAAAAAATTTCTAATAAAAGAAGTTGTTTCATGAAAGTCATAATTCATTTTCCAATTTGCAATAACAACTTTTTGTCTCACTTTTGTTTTGTTTTTTTTGTCTCATTTTTGTTACAAGAATACAAGAAAAATATAAATATTATAAATATAAAATTGAATTTTTATTGAAAATTTCTTTTCAAGATAAAAATAATTTCAACTAATGTTTGAAAACAAAATTTTTCTAATTCT is from Blattabacterium cuenoti and encodes:
- the rpsO gene encoding 30S ribosomal protein S15; translated protein: MTEEKKKEIFKTYGTSVYDTGSSNVQIALFTYRINYLNNHLKNNKKDFNTERALVKMVGKRKKLLKYIEKHNVNNYKNIIKHLGLRK
- the pnp gene encoding polyribonucleotide nucleotidyltransferase is translated as MLDIVKETISMGDGRTIIIETGRLARQADGAVVVREKNTMLLATVVVSKETKKNETNFLPLTVDYREKYSAGGKIPGGFIKREGRPSDEEILTMRLVDRVLRPTFPDSFNKEIQIMISLLSYDKTVLPDGLAGLAASTALSVARIPFNGPISEIRVIRSNEKYIINPSLDQLKEADIDLIVGASSHSIIMIEGEMKEIKEKKFLETVMIAHKAIKPQIEAQLRLVDKLSKNHIFFFDDQKSINQEQENKMLKLKEELHLFSYSKIEKIYQSFFDKKTRSIQEKIVLNDFKRKFLAEEEEKKAIIDQFFEEIKKKITRNLILNKGVRLDGRTNKQIRSISSFVDYLPGVHGSALFSRGETQSLSTVTLGSSLDANRIDNVVMENHEKFYLHYNFPPFSTGEIRSIRGVSRREVGHGNLAQRALKNVIPNNPYTIRVVSDILESNGSSSMATVCAASLALMDAGIPIKNPVSGIAMGLFMENEKKIVISDITGEEDHFGDLDFKITGTKYGMTACQMDVKTMQGVTYDLMNQILMQALEGRIFILNKMLETLPKYRQKMKPNAPKIYTLNIPKDFIGSVIGPGGKVIQEIQSYTNTNILIEEKGDSGYIEIIGKDDEKIEKAISRIKKIAFVPELGKVYKAKVKSIKDFGAFVEISKGVEGLLHISEIGWKRLNNIEEELHVGDIIDVKFMGMDEKNKKMKLSRKVLLPRPIKNKIKKI
- a CDS encoding sigma-70 family RNA polymerase sigma factor; the encoded protein is MRQLKITKQVTNRESESLDKYLHEIGKIPLLTPEEEVEYARRAREGDASAIDKLVNANLRFVVSVAKQYQNQGLSLCDLINEGNLGLIKGILRFDETRGFKCISYVVWWIRQAILQAIAEQSRSIRQPTNKLALLNKILKTLAQLEQELQRTPSAREIAEYLDMNEKDVEESIKNSGRHVSMDAPLIEGEDSNLYDLVRSDESPRPDEHLEKESLRKDIKRILETLSERERRVIILHFGLNGSPPMTLEEVGQSCDLTRERVRQIESIALKRLKHSSRSKILKPYLG
- the tpiA gene encoding triose-phosphate isomerase, producing MRQKVVIANWKMNYDFHETTSFIRNFLKIVFERKINHNKKIIISPSFPFLHISNQILQGTTLNIAAQNIHHKDKGSYTGEVSAYMLKSIGVQNVILGHSERREFFFEKENILLEKIKIALKYNFNIIFCVGESSLERSNNKQFDIVKTQLKETVFHCTSDEVKSFYIAYEPIWAIGTGETATIEQAQTMHEFIRSLFFDKYGKNISDKVSILYGGSINDLNAKNLFSQKDIDGGLVGKSSLELEKLLKIIQS